Proteins from a genomic interval of Flavobacteriales bacterium:
- a CDS encoding VOC family protein has protein sequence MKVTLVGIPVLDQDKALQFYTEILDFDVKKNQTLEGGNKWITLISKEDPKGPEILLEPSPIHFATSKAYQDALFEAGIPYTQLEVVDVDVEYDRPVNPGVEFSVKPTVYETTKYAIFNDTCGNYIQIVEPM, from the coding sequence ATGAAAGTTACACTAGTTGGCATTCCCGTTCTAGACCAAGACAAAGCCCTGCAGTTCTATACCGAAATACTCGATTTCGACGTAAAGAAGAACCAAACGTTGGAGGGAGGCAATAAGTGGATCACACTGATATCAAAAGAAGACCCCAAAGGGCCTGAGATCCTGCTAGAGCCGTCACCAATTCACTTTGCAACTTCCAAAGCCTATCAAGATGCGCTATTCGAAGCCGGCATTCCCTACACCCAATTAGAAGTCGTGGATGTTGATGTGGAATACGATCGACCGGTGAATCCGGGGGTAGAGTTCAGCGTAAAGCCTACGGTGTACGAAACCACTAAGTATGCGATCTTCAACGATACTTGTGGCAACTATATTCAGATCGTTGAGCCGATGTGA